The genomic region TGAACATCTGATGTTCAAGGGGACCGATAAGGTGGCCCCGGGCGACTTTTCAAAGATCGTTGCGCGCAATGGCGGCAATGACAACGCCTTCACCAGTTGGGACTATACCGGATATTTCCAGAACATCGCACGTGACCGGCTTGATCTGGTGATGAAGATGGAAGCCGACCGCATGACCAATCTGAAACTTTCAGATGATGTGGTTCTGCCCGAACGCGATGTGATCATCGAAGAACGCCGGTCGCGCATTGATACCAGCCCGGGCGCACTTTTGGGCGAACAGATGCGCGCGTCCCTCTATATGGCGCATCCCTACGGTCGGTCGATCATTGGCTGGCGCCACGAGATGGAAAAACTTTCCACCGAAGACGCACTTGAATTTTATCGCGACTGGTATGCGCCCAATAACGCCATTCTGGTTGTTGCCGGCGACATCACGATGGATGAATTGCTGCCGATGGCCGAAAAATATTACGGCGTCATCCCGCGTGGTAAGGACATGACCCGTGACCGTGTTCAGGAACCGGTTCAGCATGCCCCGCGCAAGGTCACCATGCGTGACCCGCAGGTCGGTCAGGCATCCTGGTCGCGCTACTACCTTGCACCGTCCTATAATACCGATGCGGCTGATGCCGCACCGCTTGATGTGCTGAGCGAAATCATCGGATCGGGCACCACCAGCCGCTTCTTTAAGGCGCTTGTGGTTGATCAGGAAATCGCGTCAAGCGTTGGCACCTTCTACGACCCGGTCGCGGTCGATCTGGCAAGCTTCGGTGTCTATGCCGTTCCGCGCGGTGATGTCGATCTGGCCGACCTTGAAAAGGCGGTGGAGGCCGAAATTGCCAAGGTCGTGTCTGACGGTGTGACGCAGGATGAACTCGACCGTGCCAAGCAGAAGCTGCTTGATAGCGCCGTTTTCGCCCGTGATTCGCTATCGGCCGGTGCACGTGTGCTCGGCCAGTCGCTTGCGGTCGGTTTGACCGTGGATCAGGTCGAAAGCTGGCCGGATCGGATTTCGGCCGTGACGGTGGATCAGGTCAATGAGGCTGCCAAACGCGTCTTTGATGCCAACAAATCCGTCACCGGCTGGCTGATGCCGCCCGAAGGTGGTCCGGTCACGGGCGCTGGTGCCGCCCTTCCGATTACCTCCGGCGAAGGAGTGCACTGATATGAACAAGCTGTTTAAACAGATCGCCGGTGTGGCCTTTGCGACAACGCTTGGCTTTGGCTTTGCGCAACAGGCAAAGGCGGTCGAGGTACAGGAAGTGATTTCAGACGGCGGCATTCGCGCCTGGCTGATCGAAGATCACATGAACCCGCTGATGACCATGGATATCGCCTTTACCGGCGCGGGGGCGGCAACTGATCCCGATGGCAAGCTTGGTCTGGCCAACATGGTATCGGGCCTGATTGACGAAGGTGCAGGTGCCATGGACAGCCAGACCTTCCGCAGTGAAATGGAAAACCGGTCCATCGGTCTTTCCTTTGATGCCGGGCGCGATGATTTTGCCGGATCACTGACCACGCTAACGCGTGAACGCGAAACAGCGATTGATCTGCTGCGTCTGGCGCTGTCCGAACCTCGCTTTGATGACGAGGCGGTTGAACGTATCCGCGCACAGGTTGTTTCGGGCCTCAAACGGGCCGAAACCGATCCGCGCGATATCGCCAGCCGCACGTTCTTTGCCTCGATCTTTGGCGATCATCCCTATGGTCGGCCGGTCTCGGGCACGCTTGAAACCGTGGCCGGTTTGAACGCCAATGATTTTCGTGGCTTCGTGCGCCGCGCCTTTGCCAAGGACAACCTGATTGTGGGCGTCGCCGGTGACATCACCGCCGAAGAACTTGGTCCGCTGCTCGACGAGGCCTTTGGCGCCCTGCCAGACAAAAGCGACCTGCCAAAGATCGCCGATGTCACGCCGACCTATGGCGATATCGACGTGATCGAACAGGACATCCCGCAAAGTCAGGCGATCTGGGGCCAGAAAGGCATCGAGCGCCAGGATCCGGATTTCTATGCCGCCTATGTGATGAATTACATCCTTGGCGGTGGCGGTTTCTCATCGCGCCTGACAGAGGAAGTTCGTGAAAAGCGTGGATTGGCTTATGGTGTTTATAGCTACCTCGCCAATCTTGATCATGCCGACATGATGATGGGCGGGGTTGCCACGCGCAATGACGCGATTGGGCAAAGCCTGTCGCTGATCAGCACGGAATGGACCAAGATGAAGCAGGACGGCATTACCCAGGAAGAACTTGATAATACCAAGGCCTACCTCACCGGGGCCTTCCCGCTGCGCTTCACCAGCCTTGGCAATCTGTCGGGCATGCTGGTCGGCATGCAAAAGGAAGACCTTGGTATGGACTTCCTCGATCGTCGCAATGACATGGTCAATGCCGTTACCCTTGATGACGTCAACCGGGTGGCAGCAAGTCTGATGGACCCGGCCAATGTTACAGTCACCGTGGTCGGCAAGCCGGAAGGTGATCTGGCCTTCTGATCGCAGACGAGCCATTGGGCCTTAAAAGTTACAAAGCGCGGTGAAAGGGATTTCGCCGCGCTTTGTGCTTTGGTAGGTTCATCCCAACCAAGACAAACATCACGAGCACCGCCTTCATGACCCTGCGCGTCCTGCCACAGAACCTGATCAACCAGATTGCCGCCGGTGAGGTGGTCGAACGTCCTGCGGCTGCGCTTAAGGAACTGGTTGAAAACGCTTTGGATGCCGGGGCGACCAAGGTGGATGTCAATCTGCGCGATGGTGGTCGGACGTTGTTATCCGTTACCGATGACGGCAAGGGCATGACGCCGGACGAACTGGCACTGGCCGTCGAACGCCACGCCACATCCAAACTGCCCGATGATGATCTTTTCAATATCGGTTTCATGGGCTTTCGCGGCGAGGCCTTGCCATCGATCGGATCAGTGTCGCGCATGCGCCTGACCAGCCGTGTGCGCGGCTCTGAAAATGCCTGGACGCTGGCGGTTGAAGGCGGGGCCAAGGGCGCACCGGAACCGGCTGCTCATCCCTATGGCACGCGGGTTGAGGTACGTGATCTTTTCTATGCCACGCCAGCACGCCTGAAGTTCCTTAAAACCGCGCGGACCGAACAAATGTATGCGCGCGAGATCATGGATCGCCTGGCGATGGCGCGCCCGGATGTCGGCTTTACACTCAGTGGTGATAACAACAAAACCATCCTGAATTACCCGGCCTGCGAGGGTGATCTGTTTGATGCCCGTCTGAAACGGCTGGGCGCGGTTATGGGGCGCGAATTTCAGGATAACGCCCTTCAGATCGAGGCCGAGCGTGAAGGCATCCGTCTAACCGGTTATGCCGGGGTGCCGACATTGAACCGTGGTAATGCCCAGATGCAGTTCATGTTTGTCAATGGCCGCCCGGTCAAGGACCGGCTGCTGCAGGGCGCAGTGCGCGGCGCCTATCAGGATTTCCTCGCACGTGATCGCCATCCGTTGCTAGCACTTTTCTTTGAACTTTCCCCGCGCGATGTCGACGTCAACGTCCATCCCGGCAAGACGGAGGTCCGGTTCCGTGATCCGGGCATGGTGCGTGGCTTGATTGTCGGCGCACTTAAACATGCGCTGGCCGGGGCGGGGCATCGTGCCTCGACTACGGTGGCCGATATGGCCTTGGGGGCCGTGCGCCGCGAAGGTGAGGGACCCTCACTTCCTTATGGCGGTGGCGCACGAAGCGGCGGTGGCAGCGGATTTAACATCGGACATTATCAGCCAAACGTGCCGGGCCACGCCGCGATTGAACGCAATTACGCCGCCCAGGCACCGATGGAAAATCAAGGAAACTATGGCGGCCTGTTTGATCGCGGGCGCGAGTTTGGCGGATCGGGTGGTAGCGCTAACATCGCGGGCGGCGAGGGCGGCTTTGCGGCTGCCGCGGCAGCAGCCCTGTCGGGTGGCTATGACGCCGCCGCACCGTCCGCGCGCATTGATAACATCGCCGATGAAGGTAAGTTTGTTGATCATCCGCTGGGGGCTGCGCGCGGGCAGGTCCATGCCAATTACATCATTGCCCAGACCCGCGATGGTCTGGTGATTGTCGATCAGCACGCCGCACACGAACGCATTGTCTATGAACGCATGAAGGCTGATCTGGCCGAAAGTGGCGTGAAGAGACAAGGGCTGTTGCTGCCCGAAGTCGTCGAACTCGACGAAGCGTCCGCTGATCGGATCGCCGATCGCGCCGATGAGTTTGCTGAACTGGGTCTGGTGATCGAGCCATTTGGCCCGGGCGCAATTGTTGTCCGCGAAGTGCCGGCCATGCTGGGCAAGGTTGATGTCAGTGCGCTGGTGCGCGACATGGCCGATGAAATTGCCGAACTAGGGCAGGGCATGGCGCTAAAAGACAGGCTGATGTATGTCTGTGCTACCATGGCGTGCCATGGTTCTGTACGGTCCGGGCGCAAGCTTAATGCCGATGAAATGAACGCCCTTCTGCGCCAGATGGAAGCCACCCCGCATTCAGGGCAATGCAACCATGGCCGCCCGACCTATGTTGAGCTTAAGCTTAACGACATCGAAAAGATGTTTGGCCGCAGGTAGGAAAACAGATGGCGGCGATCACGCTTCATATCGCGACCCTTGACGATGCCCCGGCCATCCGTGCCTTGTTTGCGCGGTCTTATGCGACTTTTTTGGCCGATGACTATGCGCCGGAAATGCTTGAACGCGCCATGCCGTTTCTCACCTTTGCAAAGCCCGAGCTATTAAGTTCGGGCACCTATTATATCGCCAGGACAGAGGCCGGTGACGTTGTCGGCGCAGGTGGCTGGACAGCGGTTCGGCCCGGAAGCCAGGAAGGTGATGTCCAACCGGGGCTGGCCCACGTCCGGCATTTCGCCGTCGATCCTGATCACGCGCGCAAGGGCATTGCCAGCATGCTATTTGATCGCTGCGTGCGTGATGCCAAGGCATCTGAAAATGTCACGCGCTTTGAATGTTATTCAACCCTGACCGCCAGACGGTTTTATGAGTCACGTGGCTTTCGGGTGATCGGTAATTTCGAAGCACCTTTTGCGCCGGACTTCCGTTTTCCCAGTCTGCATATGGTCTGTGATCTCGACTAATCACGGAGTTTCAGGTCGTGGGGCAGGCGGGTATTGGCGTTGACGCGTGCCCGTTGGATTTGCTCGGCAAACAGCCCGCGCGTGCCACTCAGATCCGCATCGCGGAAATCCGTTCCGGCCAGATTGGTACCGCTCAGATCACAATTGACCATCTTGAGGCCCCGGAAATTGGCATTGGACAAGTCTGATCCCAAAAATACCGTGTTGCGCATCATCGCCTTGCTAAACCGTGCGCCTGAAAGGCGGCTTGCCGCCAAGTTGGCGTTATCCAGATTGCTTTCACCAAAGTCCGCGGCAACCAGGTTGCACCGGCGCAGTACCGCATCCTTGCAATTGGCACGATGGAAACTGGCAAACGGCAATCCACACCGGCTGAGGTCAATTCCTTCCAACTCGGCCTCGCGCAGATCGGCATGTTCGATGGACATCACCGACCCCTCGCGCCCGCCGGTATCAACCCAAAGCTTGTGGCTGATCAACGCCGCATGCAGGTCAATCTCGACGAGTTCCTCGTCTTCTGTCGTGGTGTCATCCTCGGCCTCAATCGGTTCATCAGCGGCATCAGATAGCTTTGGTTCGTCACTGGCAACGGCGGCAGGCAGGACCTCTTTGGCAGATTGAAGGGCCTCTATGTTCTGTGCACGCGTGCGTTTGTCACGCGCACTCGGAACACCAACAAGCTCGCCATCACCAAATGTCTGACCGGCACCGTTCAGGCGTGGTCGGCTATCGGCGATGTCGAGATTTGTCGTCATACCAATGGCAGGCGACGGTTTGGCGGGTTTTGTTTGCGTTTTCGGCCCGGCACCGTCGTTTTCCGGTGTTTCGGAAGTCGCGGTGCTTTCAGGGGCTGTTGCCGTCGGATTTTTTGGCTTTGCGCTCGCGCTGGTGGCATTCGAAGCCGCCATTTTCGCAAGGTCCTGTGGCCGTGCCGGGCCGAAATAGTTTTCCTCCAGCACGAACCGGCGTGGTTTTTTCAGGACCGTCTCAATGATCTTGGTCAGGCGTTCTGGATCAATCGGTTGGCGAAAAACGCCTTCGATCCCGGCGTCGACCGCATCGCGCATACCGCGGCGATCCAGTTTCGGCGCGCCAAGCAGGATCGGGACGATACTGCCATGGGGATTTCCTCTCGTGGCGGCGTCACGAATGGCGCGAATGGTCGAAATACCGCGGATGCCATCAAGATAAAGACCGATCAGAACCAGATCCGGTTTAAGCTCGGCAATCAGTTCGAGCGTGCGTTCGCGGTCGTCACACTCAACGAATTTGCCAAAGCCAAAATGCTCAACGGCTGCCCGCGCGGCACTGATGTTCCGTTCGCTGTAATCCGCATACAGGATTGTCTTTTTCTTGTTGGCATGGCTCGCCATGATGGGCGGTGTTCCCTTTGCTCACGCGTTTTTTGGATCGGGTCCCGTTGGCAGACTTCTGTCAGGGGCTGTCTGACGGAATGCTGAAAGTACGCCGTGATTCAGAGTGTGGATTTCTGCTGGCATCACCGGTTCCCGGATTTGCACCATCATCAAAGTCTTCTCCACCGTTTGACGGGGCTCTGAATTCGCTGCCTTCTGATGCGCCGTTGGCGTCGGCGTCAAAATTGGTCTCGACCATTTCAATGGTTATTTCAACCCGACGGTTGGTCGCCCGCCCCTCGGGGGTATCGTTGGTCGCCAATGGTCGACTGTCGCCATATCCCTGAATGACCATGCGGCTCGGGTCTGTGCCGTTCTGATCGATCAGAAAATGCAGAACCGACGTCGCACGTGCCGCCGACAGGTCCCAGTTCGATATATAGGGAGACGACGCCGAAACAGGAACGTTATCGGTGTGACCGGCGACAAAAATTTCGCCTGCGGTCTGGTTGATCACCGGTGCGACGCGATTGAGGATGGCGGCAAATTCATCTGTCATGCCGGACGAGCCGGACGGAAAGGCCAGTTCGTTGGGAAAGCGCATGACAACCTCGCCGTCGATACGCTCCAGCCCGACCTGATCCTGAAGGCCCATATTATCAAGAACCTTGCCAAGCGTTTCTTCAAGCGCCTCGGCCTTTTCTTCCTTGCTGTCGGTTTCGTTGCTTTCAACTTCCGGGGTCTCGGCCCGCGGAATTTCCGACACCACGCGCGGGGTATCGGGTGTTGGCGCCTTAAGCGATTTGCCAACGATTGAGCCATCAAGCTCGATCACGCCAGCAAGTTGATCTTGTTGGGAAAAACCAAAGGCCGCCTTGACCGAACCGGCAATCTGTTTGTAGCGGATGACGTCCATCTCGGCGAAAGTCAGCAACAGCACAAACAGGACAAGCAGCAACGACATCAGATCGGCGAATGTCGCCATCCAAGCCGGTGCGCCTGCTGCTGGTTTCTTTGCCATCGCCTATGCCCAGTCTGCTGCCTGAATGCGCGCTGCCATCATGATCATGCACCACCATCTTCAGGATCGGCCGGAATGCCACCCGGAAGATAGGGACCGAGGATTTCCTTCATCACCATCGGGCTCTGGCTGGCCTGGATCTGCACCACGGATTCAATGATCAGCTGTTTGGTGTTTTTCAAACGATCAACCTTAAGCGCCAGTTTGTCGGCAACCGGAAGCGCGATTAGGTTGGCGAGAACAGCGCCATAGAAGGTGGTCAGCATCGCAATTGCCATGGCCGGGCCGATGGCATCCGGGTCTGAGAGGTTGGCCAGCATCTGCACAAGACCAACCAGTGTCCCGATCATGCCGAATGCCGGTGCGGTGTCACCGATGCCACGGAACATCAGTTCTCCAAGCTCGTCATTCTGGATGGATTTTTCCACCTCGCTTGAAATCGAGCTGCGGATTACCTCGCCGCTATGACCATCCACGCACATGCGGATACCGCGCGCCATGATTTCATTTTCGACTTCAACGCTTTCAAGTCCCAAAAGGCCGTTCTTGCGCACGATCCCAGCAAGTTCGATCGCCTTTTCATAGATCGAAAGCGGGTCTTCCTTGGGGTTCTTGAACGCAATGCCGATGCCGATCTTGAGCGACTTGATAACATCACGCATCGGGAATTTGATCAGGGTGGCGGCGGCTGTTCCGCCAAACACCACCATGACGGATGGAAGGTCGACAAAGGAATCAAGGCTGCCACCCATCAAGATGGCGCCAAAAATAACGCCCATCCCGGCGATAATTCCAATAAGTGTCGCTATATCCATGTCGGTTTTAAAATCCGGCCTTAAAACAAGTTCGTCAAACGCATCGGTACCAAACGGGGGCAGGCGACACGTGGCGGGTCGTACACTAATCAGTGGTCTGACAGACACACAGATGAAATCCGTCTGCTTAAAAGGCTGCCAGATGGAAATGAAACGCGAACTACACTCCTGAAATTGGGACTGTGTTACTGGTTTTCCATATGCTTGCAGCAACTTCTTGCCGACAATGACCAAATGACGCCGATAATCATCGCCGTTCGGTGACGAAGTTACTGCCTTGGTTTAGAAAGGCATATACTTATGGCGTTAAATGTTTGTTGCCAGACTTTTGAACAGCACTCAACCCCGCCCTAAGAATAAGAAAATTCTATTCCTGTGGCGGGGCTCTTTGGTTTTACACCAAGGAAGCACCCACAAACAGAACCGGAATTCTGACATTTTCTGATGTTTGCAAGGGCTTAGCGGTAAAGCTTGTCGAAAAACTTGGCTCAAACTAGCCCAGTTCGAACGACGAAATCCCGAAAATCATATCAAGATCAAGCTTCGGGGCTGTTCCCTTGTACATACGTGCGGTTTCAAACTCCGGCACCATGCCATGCGCCGTGGCCAGATCAACTGCTGCCTGATTGGGTTCGGGCACATCAAGATAAACCTTGCCCTCCTGATCATCCCGGCTTTGCAAAAGGGCACAAAACAGGGTTTTTGCATCCTTGGCATTGGGGGAAAATAGCGGGCCGATCTTGTGTCCTTCAAGGCACGGGCGGATCACGCCATATGCGCGAACACCCATCGGCCCCTTAAGGGCAAGGGCTTTGTGTTTGTCATGGCCAATCCAGCCACGCAGGAACTCAATCCGGCTCTCGGCGAACAGGTTACAGGTCTGCTCGAACGCATCGACAATGGCAATGTCATCGACCGCAAGTGTGAACAGATCATCTGGTGTTTCGCCACTGGCCGTGACGACACCGCCAAAACGAATGTTGCGATGGGCAAACTCAAAACCCGATTTGCGATAATTGTCCTGCTGACCAACAACGCCATCAAGTCCGATGGTTTTGGGAACGCTGCCCTCAAGCACCGCCTGCCAAAGGCGATAGCCAAGACCCGACCCGCGACGATCCGGGCGGCAGATGTAAAATCCGACAAAGCCAAAGTCCGAGCTGTACTGGACTGCTGAAATCACTGCCGCCAGTCCCTGTTTGTCAAACGCGCCCCAGAACCCCTCCGGGTCGGTGTTGAAAAACACCTCTGCATCGGCAAGGCCGGGGTTCCAGCCCTCTTTGGCGGCCCATTCAACAGCAAGGGGAAACTCGAATGATTTCAGGCGGCGGATTTTGTCAGGCATCGCTTTGTTCAGACTTCCAATAAACAGATCAAGGTCGCGCTTGCCGCCACTGACAGGGCAAACGCATGTGCCAAACATCTATCACGCACCGCTAAAATCAATGATAATTTTTATTGAGAATGCCTATCATTGTTATTATTACAGACAAACACATCTTGTCCGCCCCCTTTATCCGAGAGCCCCATGTCCACATCGTTTCTGACGGCCAAAACGCGCATCGCACTTCCAGACAGTGCCGCCCTGATCAAACAGGCCGCCGCGTTCTATCGCGAACATGATTGCGACGTCATAGGGGATGGGGATCAAACGCGGATTTCGGTTTCCATTGGCCATATTCAGCTCAGCAGCACGGAAACCACACTTGAGGTCGAAGTCGGCGCGAAGACCGAGGTCGACGTCATCCAGATGAAGTCGGCGATCATTTCCATCCTGCAGGGGGCTGCACCCGATGCTGATCTTGACTGCCGCTGGACGGGGGCGGGCAAAAGCAACGGCAAACTGCCGAATTTCTGCGAGCTGACATTGGGCGAAATCACCGACCTTTCACCGCATATGCGACGATTGCGCCTTCATGCCTGCGATCTTGATGCCTATGACACGGGTAGCATCCATGTCCGGCTTCTGATCCCGCCGCGTGGGCAGAAAAATCCGCAATGGCCGACCCTTGCCGATAACGGCATGCCCGTCTGGCCAAGCGGTGAAAACATCATCGAACAACGCGTCTATACGATCCGTGCAATCGACGCCGAGGCCGGCTGGATCGATGTCGACTTTGTGATGCATGGCGATAATGGCCCCGGTTCGGCCTTTGCCATGCATGCAAGCCCCGGGGATGTCGTGGCGATGACCGGTCCGTTGGGATCCGCATTGCCCGAGGCCGACTGGGTTCTGTTGGCCGGCGATGAAACCGCCTTGCCGGCGATTGGGCGCTATCTGGCCGAAATGCCGGACCATGTAACCGGCCACGCGATTATTGAAGTCGCAAACAGATCAGACGTTATCGCGGTGCCCACCAACAGTCAGATACAAGTTCAATGGCTGTTTCGCGATGATCAACACCCTGTCGAACGCAGCCTGATTCAGGATGCTGTTCGATCCGTGGACATTCCTGATGCGCA from Thalassospira indica harbors:
- a CDS encoding siderophore-interacting protein, translating into MSTSFLTAKTRIALPDSAALIKQAAAFYREHDCDVIGDGDQTRISVSIGHIQLSSTETTLEVEVGAKTEVDVIQMKSAIISILQGAAPDADLDCRWTGAGKSNGKLPNFCELTLGEITDLSPHMRRLRLHACDLDAYDTGSIHVRLLIPPRGQKNPQWPTLADNGMPVWPSGENIIEQRVYTIRAIDAEAGWIDVDFVMHGDNGPGSAFAMHASPGDVVAMTGPLGSALPEADWVLLAGDETALPAIGRYLAEMPDHVTGHAIIEVANRSDVIAVPTNSQIQVQWLFRDDQHPVERSLIQDAVRSVDIPDAHDRVYCWAGVEQADYKPIHSYWRKECGLDRDRCVAMTFWRKAGR
- a CDS encoding M16 family metallopeptidase translates to MNKLFKQIAGVAFATTLGFGFAQQAKAVEVQEVISDGGIRAWLIEDHMNPLMTMDIAFTGAGAATDPDGKLGLANMVSGLIDEGAGAMDSQTFRSEMENRSIGLSFDAGRDDFAGSLTTLTRERETAIDLLRLALSEPRFDDEAVERIRAQVVSGLKRAETDPRDIASRTFFASIFGDHPYGRPVSGTLETVAGLNANDFRGFVRRAFAKDNLIVGVAGDITAEELGPLLDEAFGALPDKSDLPKIADVTPTYGDIDVIEQDIPQSQAIWGQKGIERQDPDFYAAYVMNYILGGGGFSSRLTEEVREKRGLAYGVYSYLANLDHADMMMGGVATRNDAIGQSLSLISTEWTKMKQDGITQEELDNTKAYLTGAFPLRFTSLGNLSGMLVGMQKEDLGMDFLDRRNDMVNAVTLDDVNRVAASLMDPANVTVTVVGKPEGDLAF
- the mutL gene encoding DNA mismatch repair endonuclease MutL encodes the protein MTLRVLPQNLINQIAAGEVVERPAAALKELVENALDAGATKVDVNLRDGGRTLLSVTDDGKGMTPDELALAVERHATSKLPDDDLFNIGFMGFRGEALPSIGSVSRMRLTSRVRGSENAWTLAVEGGAKGAPEPAAHPYGTRVEVRDLFYATPARLKFLKTARTEQMYAREIMDRLAMARPDVGFTLSGDNNKTILNYPACEGDLFDARLKRLGAVMGREFQDNALQIEAEREGIRLTGYAGVPTLNRGNAQMQFMFVNGRPVKDRLLQGAVRGAYQDFLARDRHPLLALFFELSPRDVDVNVHPGKTEVRFRDPGMVRGLIVGALKHALAGAGHRASTTVADMALGAVRREGEGPSLPYGGGARSGGGSGFNIGHYQPNVPGHAAIERNYAAQAPMENQGNYGGLFDRGREFGGSGGSANIAGGEGGFAAAAAAALSGGYDAAAPSARIDNIADEGKFVDHPLGAARGQVHANYIIAQTRDGLVIVDQHAAHERIVYERMKADLAESGVKRQGLLLPEVVELDEASADRIADRADEFAELGLVIEPFGPGAIVVREVPAMLGKVDVSALVRDMADEIAELGQGMALKDRLMYVCATMACHGSVRSGRKLNADEMNALLRQMEATPHSGQCNHGRPTYVELKLNDIEKMFGRR
- a CDS encoding GNAT family N-acetyltransferase; its protein translation is MPDKIRRLKSFEFPLAVEWAAKEGWNPGLADAEVFFNTDPEGFWGAFDKQGLAAVISAVQYSSDFGFVGFYICRPDRRGSGLGYRLWQAVLEGSVPKTIGLDGVVGQQDNYRKSGFEFAHRNIRFGGVVTASGETPDDLFTLAVDDIAIVDAFEQTCNLFAESRIEFLRGWIGHDKHKALALKGPMGVRAYGVIRPCLEGHKIGPLFSPNAKDAKTLFCALLQSRDDQEGKVYLDVPEPNQAAVDLATAHGMVPEFETARMYKGTAPKLDLDMIFGISSFELG
- a CDS encoding GNAT family N-acetyltransferase, which encodes MAAITLHIATLDDAPAIRALFARSYATFLADDYAPEMLERAMPFLTFAKPELLSSGTYYIARTEAGDVVGAGGWTAVRPGSQEGDVQPGLAHVRHFAVDPDHARKGIASMLFDRCVRDAKASENVTRFECYSTLTARRFYESRGFRVIGNFEAPFAPDFRFPSLHMVCDLD
- a CDS encoding OmpA family protein; the encoded protein is MAKKPAAGAPAWMATFADLMSLLLVLFVLLLTFAEMDVIRYKQIAGSVKAAFGFSQQDQLAGVIELDGSIVGKSLKAPTPDTPRVVSEIPRAETPEVESNETDSKEEKAEALEETLGKVLDNMGLQDQVGLERIDGEVVMRFPNELAFPSGSSGMTDEFAAILNRVAPVINQTAGEIFVAGHTDNVPVSASSPYISNWDLSAARATSVLHFLIDQNGTDPSRMVIQGYGDSRPLATNDTPEGRATNRRVEITIEMVETNFDADANGASEGSEFRAPSNGGEDFDDGANPGTGDASRNPHSESRRTFSIPSDSP
- a CDS encoding motility protein A translates to MDIATLIGIIAGMGVIFGAILMGGSLDSFVDLPSVMVVFGGTAAATLIKFPMRDVIKSLKIGIGIAFKNPKEDPLSIYEKAIELAGIVRKNGLLGLESVEVENEIMARGIRMCVDGHSGEVIRSSISSEVEKSIQNDELGELMFRGIGDTAPAFGMIGTLVGLVQMLANLSDPDAIGPAMAIAMLTTFYGAVLANLIALPVADKLALKVDRLKNTKQLIIESVVQIQASQSPMVMKEILGPYLPGGIPADPEDGGA
- a CDS encoding M16 family metallopeptidase, producing MTRSSVAVLALVALTLALVPGLSRAAVFSPQTATLDNGMQVVLVENHRAPVVTHMVWYKVGSADEPQGVSGIAHFLEHLMFKGTDKVAPGDFSKIVARNGGNDNAFTSWDYTGYFQNIARDRLDLVMKMEADRMTNLKLSDDVVLPERDVIIEERRSRIDTSPGALLGEQMRASLYMAHPYGRSIIGWRHEMEKLSTEDALEFYRDWYAPNNAILVVAGDITMDELLPMAEKYYGVIPRGKDMTRDRVQEPVQHAPRKVTMRDPQVGQASWSRYYLAPSYNTDAADAAPLDVLSEIIGSGTTSRFFKALVVDQEIASSVGTFYDPVAVDLASFGVYAVPRGDVDLADLEKAVEAEIAKVVSDGVTQDELDRAKQKLLDSAVFARDSLSAGARVLGQSLAVGLTVDQVESWPDRISAVTVDQVNEAAKRVFDANKSVTGWLMPPEGGPVTGAGAALPITSGEGVH
- a CDS encoding pentapeptide repeat-containing protein, whose protein sequence is MASHANKKKTILYADYSERNISAARAAVEHFGFGKFVECDDRERTLELIAELKPDLVLIGLYLDGIRGISTIRAIRDAATRGNPHGSIVPILLGAPKLDRRGMRDAVDAGIEGVFRQPIDPERLTKIIETVLKKPRRFVLEENYFGPARPQDLAKMAASNATSASAKPKNPTATAPESTATSETPENDGAGPKTQTKPAKPSPAIGMTTNLDIADSRPRLNGAGQTFGDGELVGVPSARDKRTRAQNIEALQSAKEVLPAAVASDEPKLSDAADEPIEAEDDTTTEDEELVEIDLHAALISHKLWVDTGGREGSVMSIEHADLREAELEGIDLSRCGLPFASFHRANCKDAVLRRCNLVAADFGESNLDNANLAASRLSGARFSKAMMRNTVFLGSDLSNANFRGLKMVNCDLSGTNLAGTDFRDADLSGTRGLFAEQIQRARVNANTRLPHDLKLRD